CTTAGCCAATCACCACGCTGGTTTGTTGACCAAGATGCCCCATGGGTTTCATTTGATGGCTGAAAACGAGCGGTCCCTTGGATTTCATCCCATTTCTGTTGTTTCTCGCGTGTTTCTGGCGTCTCAAAACCGACGCCTACATTTGTCCTCATCAGTCTCTTTTCGACTAATTGACGGGGTGGACGTTACATTTGAATCGACTCAGTGGACGTTACCATTAAGGATTCTAAGGTACGGATGGTGAAGTGACTTTTTTGTGCTATAGTATGACTTCTTGACATGACAAAATGTGCCGTTTGCCTTCTATCATGGACTTGAATTGGTTAGAAGCGGTCAAGAATGCAATGATTTCCCGTTTGTACAGGTCCGTTAAGTAACAATACCAGAGCTCTTGAACCTGACCAGAGTCAATAAACGCAATCACTAAGGCATTGTGGAATAATTTGTCCGCAATATAACTTGGCCTTGACATTGCTTACCTTCTCTACATTCTCCAATATCCCGTGTATTATATATGTATTTTGTCACTCTCCAGGTCTCTTGGCCCATTCCAACCCAACTGATCCATCCACAGCCGATTCTCTTTCCTGAAATTGCCTTCGCAGAACCGACCTCTTACAGTCAACTCCGCCATGACCTCCCAACAACATATCCAACATATCGTCTTTGGTCAGGATCCGAACATGCCAGAATGGACACAATACCTCTCTTCGCATAGCCCATCTCCGCTTGATTCGGAATTGGAAAACCTCAAACCCGTGTGGTTTGATTCTCTCCGAATGGAAAATCCAGGCCTGACCTTCGAGCAATTGAATGCTCTGACGCAATTGAAGATGACCGAGGTCAGGATTCTGATGCCAATCCGGCATGAGGCTGAAGAGCAAGTCCGGGACGAATTCTCCAAGATCCAGTTGTTCTTGTCTCATCTTGAGACAATCAAGAACAATGCAATGATCAAGGGGTTGCACACTGACAGAGGCAAGAATGAATTCGAGCATGCCATTCACCTCCTAGAGGCTTGGACCAACCATGTTGAGCCCCAGTTTGAAGACGCTTACCGAAGGGCTTGCTCATCTTGGTACAAGCCCCATCCAGACCCTCTCGTGGCCGAATAATCTGCAATTATGCGGCAAGTCAGGAACCGAAAGGATCACATGGCTATTCAGAGAGAACTCTGGGACGAGAATCAAAGCTCTCCAATCCACGACGAGCCAATGGATCTCAGCTTTCAAAGGCGGCCAATCCACAATCAGGCCATGCCCGAGAATCCAAGTCCCTGGGATAGATCTTGGATGGAGAGGTTTCTCCCCCCGAGAAATCAATGATGCTTGACTTGGGTTGGGTTGGTTAGTACTTGGGTATTCCGGAGACGCGAGCAGCCCACTCTTGTGTCTTTCAGTACTTACCAGATTCCATTGTATTCATTTATTGTCCACTATTTCTATCCTTTTTCTGCTCATTTATGTGAACCGACGGTTGATTTTGTCTTGAACAATACAAGCATATGATTGAGTTGGAACAAAAAGGACATTTTTCACACTTTTTCCCCAATCTCATGTTGAAATAGCTATCCTGTCTTTCCCTCGCATCTATTTCTATCTGCGCATATCTGTGCCTAAGGTGTCTTTccctttttgcctttttccgTTTCCTAAAATACTGTGTGTAAGAGCTCTGAAGTACACAGACGCCTTTGAACCGAATCCAATTAATTCTATGGTCCTTACGTAGCTAACCTTTTGTTTCAGCTGTTGTTCTGGAAGTTTGAATAAAGATGGTCAAAGATAAGAaaaactaacctaacctgacctaacctggcctaacctgacctaacctaacctttcggttgcaagggcctgggggcaCCTAGaccgcggcgcaagcctgcggcagctcggttgcaagggcctcgaaaacagtATCAGCTGacaagcaaaaggttagctatCTAAGGATGATAAATTGATTCAGGTTATGGGCTCCAGACTCACCTAACTGTGCAATAGTAATTTGACATTATGGCTAGTGGTAACCGTAGTGACTCTAAGAGTGTCGTTGGCTCCCTGAATGGATCTAACTATCCGACGTGGAAGTTGCAATGCCGCATGGCTCTGATGCGTGATGGACTGTGGGCGATCGTGAACGGTTCGGAGGCTCAACCTTCGGATGGAGACCCTAGTATTGGCAAATTCCAGGCGAGGCGTGACCGAGCCCTTGCGACCATCGTTCTGGCGGTCGATCCGCGGTTGTTGTATCTCGTTGGTGACCCTGAAGATCTGGGAATTGTTTGGAAGTTATTGGAGAGTCAGTTACAGAAAAAGACGTGGGCCAACAAGTTGGAGCTGAGAAGAAGGTTATTCTCGTGTCAGCTTCAAGAGCACGGGAACGTCCAGGACCATGTCAAGAAATTGACAGAGATATTTGACGAGTTACCGGTCATTGGCAGCCCTGTGGAAGACGAAGATCGTGTGGTACATCTGTTGGTGAGTTTACCTTCCGATTATAATATGCTCGTTACCGCTCTGGAAGCGCATGCTGAGGTGCCAGAGTGGAATATGGTGATCGAGCGACtgttgaatgaagaaaggaaaaggaaggatGGAAAATCAGACCACGAAAAGGGGCTCTCATCCGTGCCCAAGTCGATTATGTCCAAGGCAAGGAAAAATGATGTCGAATGTTACAACTGTGGCAAGTTTGGGCATTACCGGCGGCAATGTCGGAAGATGGTCAAGAAGGATTCGCGCCTTGTCAAGGCGAACAAGGCTGCAGTAGAAGACTGTGATCGCAACGATTTTGGCTTGGTACAAATTGTATCAGTGAGTTGTGAACCGACAGATAGCTGGATCATCGATTCCGGAGCAACGTGCCACATGTGCAAAgatttgaatgcctttgaagatTTGGAGAATCTTGATAAGCCTGTCCGCGTCACGCTTGGTGATGGAGGATATCTGGAAGCTCATGGCACAGGCAGCATCCGGATTGAGACGGAGGTAGATGGTCAACCACGAAATTGTATTCTGCATGATGTTCTGTTTGTACCCATGTTGACGTATAATTTGTTGAGCATCGCTAAGGCTTCGAACCGAGGAGTGACTGCAATATTTGAGAAGGATATgtgttggttgaaaaatcgaaatggtttgattttggCGACTGCATTGAGGATGAATCACTTGTATTACTTGAAATGCAGTGCGAAGCCACCTGCTGCCATCGTCGCCACGAATGAAGACTGCTCGAATGTTAAGAAATGGCATCGTAGACTTGGTCATTTGGGCTTGGCTGGAATCCGCGAATTAATCCAAAAACGAATGGTGGATGGAATGCCCATGAGAGAAGTCCGTGTTGGTTCAGTCTGGGATACCATCCCTAAGTGGCGGGAATTATTTCCTAACGTTCGTGGACGACAAATCCGGGCATGTTTGGGTGTATATTCTCAAACAGAAGAGTGATGTCCCCGAGGTCTTTGCTCGTTGGCGGTCCTTGGTCGAAAGAGAAACCGGAAGAGTAATCAAAGTCTTAAGGTCAGATAATGGGGGCAAATATGCATCACGTGAGTTCGACAATTATTTGGAGTCCAATGGTATCAAACACGAATTGATTGTCCCAAAGAATCCGGAGCAGAATGGCGTGGTGGAAAGGCTAAATCGGACCCTTGTAGAGGCTGTTCGAGCTATGATGATCGATGGGAAATTTCCCAAACACTTTTGGGCCATTTTGGTTACGACCGCCGCTTATTTGAAGAATCGGTGGCCAACAAAATCGCTGGATGCCAAAACGGCCTATGAGGCTTGGAGTGGGAATCGACCCGATGTGTCTCATCCTCGGCATATTGGAAGTACGGCGTTCCAGTATGTCCCAAGTAACGAGAGGCGAAAATTGGacaccaaggccaagaaatgcGTGATGTTGGGCTACAGTGAAAATGTTAAAGGATATCGCCTTTACGACCTTGACAAAGGGAAGATTATCCACAACCAGAGTGTAGtattcaaagaggaagaaaatggacTCAATGGACCCTGTAAGGAAGGAGCTGGCAATAGCGTCGACAAGAGCCCGGAAAACAGCGAGATCATCAACTTACCTACTGATCATGACCAATTGGATGGTCACattgacgacgacgaagaaccCCAAAAGGTTGTTGTAGGCCTTCAAGCTCCTCCGGCTTCAAGACCCAAACGGATCTGTCGACCTCCAGAGCGGTTTGGAGAATGGGCGAATGTGGCCTCTGATTGTTTTGAGCCTCAGTCAGTGAGAGACGCCCTGAATCGAGAGGACGGTGAAAGGTGGAGTGATGCGATGCTTGAGGAGATCCAATCCTTGAAGGAGAATGGGgttttcaaactcaagaaaGATGAGCACGGCCTGCCAGAGCGCTATAAAGCGAGGATCACTGCGAAAGGGTTTACCCAAACGTATGGGTTGGACCATGACGAGACGTTTTGCCCCGTGGTCCGTTTTGAAACAATACGGGTATTATTAGCGATTGCGGCCAAACATGATATGACGGTGGAACAAATGGACATTAAGACTGCCTTTCTAAGTGGAACTTGAAAGAAGAAATCTATATAGAGCAGCCTGAGATGCTCAGAGAAAAAGAACGAGATCAACGATCCAAAGTGTAAAAGCTGAAGAAGAGTTTATCAATCCCCCCGTTGCTGGAATGCTCTTTTGGACGAATTTTTCAAGGGTTTGGAATTTGTCCAAATGCCCGAAGACCCGTGTCTTTATCTATTGGAACAGGGGGTTCCAATTTTATTAGCCGTGTACGTGGACGATATTATGCTCGTTTGCGGTGATGAGACTCGAATCTCCAAGATCAAAACGTCTTTGTCCAAAAGATTTCAACTCAAGGATCTGGGAAGGATTCGGTCTTTTCTTGGTGTGAACGTGCAACAAGACCGCGAATCTGGAGCATTTTTTGTGGGCCAGGCTCGCTATGGTCACGAACTCCTGAACAAGTATGGTATGAGCGAGTGCAAAGGTGCCGAGACCCCGACAGATCCAGGATTGAAATTAGTGAAGGCTGCGGAAAACTAGATCCCAGTTGATATCGATCCCTGATTGGGAGCCTACTATTTATCTCTGGGCGTACGAGATCGGATTTGGCGTTTGCTGTGAACAATGTGGCGAAGTTTTGTTCACACTCTCTCGGCGATCATTGGTTGGCTGCCAAAAGGATCTTAAGGTATCTGAAGGGTACTTTGAATCTTGGGATCCAGTTTTCCCGATCGTGCGAAGGACAGTTGGTCGGATATTCGGATGCCGACTGGGCCGGAGACATTGTGGACAGAAGATCAAAGTCGGGTGATGTATTTCACGTCTCTGGTGGGCCTGTGTCTTGGAAGTGCCAAAGCAACAATCCGTTGCCTTGTCGACCGCGGAAGCAGAATACATGGCATTATCAAGTCCTATGCAAGAGGCCATATGGTTACGAAACCTTATGGCTAACATGGGACAAGGTGTGGAAAGTGCGACAGTGATTTTCGAAGACAATCTTGCTTCAATTGGGTTAGCCAAGAACCGTCAGTTCCACGGTCGTGCAAAGCACATAGACATTCGGTTTCACTTCTCCCGTGAACAGGTTCAGCTTGGAACTATTCAATTAAAGTATTGTCGAACGGAAGAAATGGTTGCAGACATGCTCACAAAAGGACTGCCAAAAGTCAAGTTGGTCAAGATCCGAAGATTATGTGGTGTGACCCGTCAAGATGTCGAGTGAGGGGGAGTGTTGAAATAGCTATCCTATCTTTCCCTCGCATCCATCTATATCTGTGCCTAAGGTGTCTTTCCCTTTTTACGTTTCCTAAAATACTGTGTGTAAGAGCTCTGAGGAATTCAGACGTCTTTGAACCGAATCCAATTAATTCAATATATCACAGTCACAATTGCTCCTCAATTAGCAAATCGACTTGCCGACGCCTTTCCTCCATCCTGTTGGCTCATAGCTTGATTAAGGTAGGGGCGGACGGCTTTGGCGTTGGTTGGATCAGCTTGTTGAGTTCACTTTTCATAAGAAAGCTTACACCATGAGGTGAAGAGGATTGAACAATGGGGAGCTGGTCAGGAAGATGACGAGGCCATCCAGTCCATTCTTCTTTGCTTAAAGTCATCCATGGTCTCCAAAAGGGTCGGTATCCTCTGGGTACATACAGTAATCTAACGATGCAGATCAGGCTGCAATCCCAAAGCTTGTTCAAATCTGTATTCTGCACCCTGATTTGTCAGAATTCTGAACTGGCTCTCCACAAAACTATATCAATTTGTGCGTGCGTCTTGATAGCCGGTCTCAAAATCAGGTTGCCTCGATAAAGACCAATCCCGGGGACCTCGTTGGATTTGATGCGTGGTGGTTGTTGGATATGTACCGTCGGTATTTGGACATCGTCGTCATCTTGGATATGATACTGCTTCAACAAAATGCGATCGGCCGTGGTCGTAGCCTGAAACAATGAAAGGGTATCATGTTGATAGTGGCAATGCATGTTAATGGCCAGTGGATTACGGGGTCTTTTCAAAGGACTCAACCCATCAAACCCACTACTGCACTCGTCCTTTGGAGAACTTCCCTTTTTGCCTTTTAGCGACTCTTTTCTCCGCTGGTGGGATAATTACTAACATCGTTAGTCAGTCAtcttttcttggtttgttgcatCAAGAACTTCTCTGCGTCCGGACTCCAGACAGTctagttttgaattttggcgGCTGCGAGCTCAGTCCGATTAGCTAATCGGACTGCACCGTTCAGTTTGAGTCAACAACCCAAGCAAGTTCCTAGCGCGGGTCTTTcctactgatgggaaaagggcaactAGCAAGTCATCAGACTCCCTTGTTTACACTttactacttgtttacaagcaaagcttggccaagtactagaacttgggcagGCTTAACTAACACAAGCAGAGATCCGCTGCTAACGTAGAGAGTCCGGACAGTTAGCTGAGGAAAACCGCNAAGTCATCAGACTCCCTTGTTTACACTttactacttgtttacaagcaaagcttggccaagtactagaacttgggcaagcttaagTAACAAGTCATCAGACTCCCTTGTTTACACTttactacttgtttacaagcaaagcttggccaagtactagaacttgggcaagcttaactAACACAAGCAGAGATCCGCTGCTAACGTAGAGAGTCCGGACAGTTAGctgaggaaaaccgcaaaatgaggaaTTTTTTTGTTCGCAGCTtaagtcagattgccagaaacaaaccgaGCATtaaaccaaagccacgttgcagggtcactgttggtgcacattgcTGCTAGTTCTGTCAAAATTGATCTAGTTTGCCCTGATGTAAAATGTCTTGcataagtttggccacacgattttcccctcaagtgtctgtgtacaaaccgtacaaacccaagttggggcaagttcctacttgggcaagttaagcacaggactacttgccctgtcggtgcttgcttcacatcagtagtctttccttctttccaaCCAAGGATTACATGTTCGTTCATTCCTCCTTTTAATCATATTGCAACTTAAATTTTGACGAATGCGGCTAAGAATTGTGGAGATGGTGAATAAGTGCGAAGGATATGTGGATCAATTCCGTCCCCAGAAAGAACTAGAACCCATTGAAGCATTCAACTCTCAGCAGTTTGCACTTTATTGAGACGGATTTCATCACTGAGACGCAAGATCAAACCAAATGTCGAGCTCTAAAAACCGCTGCCAAGGGCCTCCTATACCTTCGACGCTTCAGAAAGGACTATGTTGTCCCTTCACAATTTCCCAATATCCCCCAATACTTCTCCCGGCCTGACTTTGCTCGACGGTCAGAGTCTACCTCCAGGTTAGAGTAACCAATGTCACGGAAGATCTCAAAGTAGTGCTCAAGTCTGTGATTAAAGTGGACCAAAGTCAGATTCAGAACAACGCCGAactcattttggaccaaattccAAAAGATGTGGACATTAGTTTTGAAGACGAGGATCAGAATATCCTCTACTACGTAGCCGGATACCTTGGAAGGTCGTTGGCGAACCGCAAGAGCTGTGAAGGCTGAAAGGTCTTGCTTGTGAAGGATAAAGAACTTGCCAGAGTGGATATTCCAATATTTTCGCATCTGAAAGTTGTTgtagatatttttgaagcaatgtaCGGggtcaaaagacaaaaagcaGGTTTGGGATGGTACTTCTGGATGAGGGATGGAGGGAGTTAAAAGTCCATGGCAAAGTTCTTGAACATATAGCTTTCTATTTGCTCTGCCATTGTCCAAAGACAATAATGTAACTCGGCACCCTAGGGCTTGCAGAGTCTGAAGGACTTGGTACGTGGTGGTCTTCAAAATTTTCGGGTCGATCGTAGTCATTGGGAACAAGGCAACGGTATCTCGGTAAGGGCCAGCCACGGATTTGAAGAGAACACAAGGACGGTTTTGACTGGTTGCTGCTTGTCCATTAATCCGAGGAAATTTCCACCCATGAACTCGGCACACTGAGCACAATAAATCTCGTCGGCCATTAGAACCATGACCTCGTGTTCATTCAGGGACTTGATATGCTCGccaaggtattttttttgttttctcgcTCAGCCCAGTATCAGTGCTTAATGGACTAGTAAGGATTTTAAGATGTTTTATGCTTGGAAGGCTCAAAATATCCTCAGCCAGGAGTTGGCGGCACAGGGCAGGGGACGTTGTTTGCCATAATGAGCAACAAGTAAACAGATCGTGAGAGTACCGTCTTTGTTTCTTGTTGCTAAGCATAGCCAAGCTGAGTGGATCCATCATAAAATGAAGCTTTCAGGTGATGACTCGTCCAAGACTAATTCAGAAACTCTGCCCCTAAAATTTTCCATTCGACATTCTCAAGCTCGAGGATGAATTGGAAAGTCCTCTGGATAGGCCTTGATGGCACTGAGAATGTTCGTGAGTTGAGAGCATTTCCGGATCTTTCCATCACAAATCAAATGAGCCACCACGGCCTCAGAaacattcacattttttctcttcagaATTAccgaaaaatcaaaatcaatcaaaaagaaacattcccaaaatttgttcctattctaatgtagatacccaacccattcctcaaacccaaccatccctaTTAGCTCgatcatgctttgcctccagtagaacgtagcttcGTTGATAAGCGggttttttacggttggagaggatggtccaagatcttgtgaacttggtccgtcaaaagagaggcccgtaaaggggctatatttgaacgttcattgtctgatttctagaaaagacagcacaaaagttaagatcttagaagaactagccgttgagagagagattgcattcatctctataacagaaacctggcttcggccaggggtcatagatgaagaactaaccatagttggtttcaacttagttcgttgtgataggataccccctgataatcccatattcccacatgggaATATATGTTACAtcctatatgttaggaatgatttgcacattagtcatgtaaaaatgtcgaatggagaagtagaggtcttagtttgccatatccgagggcttgatctgtctattgtaacaatgtaaagacccccttcttgttcagtaagctcttttatgtcagctctcaaattcactggaaatgagttggataagtcagtttgctcaaaggttttctttgcaggggactttaattttccggctagcgttgtagagtgggaggttagtcctgatggatatattcccatttcaaaatcgacatctcagtcgttcgaaaagctggaagaattcgcgatcttgcgcaatttctcccagcatgttggtgtagacactagagagaatagcgttctcggcttggtcttttccaatgaccctgatctgatccagtatgtccatgcgacacctagtaatctgtcagatcatcatgttcttgagatagggtcgaccattactcaaaagccggcgtgctttagagtaaaaccggtcaaaaaggtcggtctggccaacctcaagttcaaagatgaacattggccgttgattatagcAGAACtagacctgatttcaattctgaaacaggaatcgtccatcaatgcagccattgataaattagtttcagttttgaaggaagtttgctccagtctagcaatctctgaatgtgtaccgaaaggtggtacacggacaaaaattccaaaatgtaggaagactttgttcaaaaagagttgcaaactagcaaaaaggctgaagaggcctccatcgaatatgaccagttacaaactgagagtaaggtggttcaggaggtcaggtcgaagccgaaggcatttttctcttttgcgaactctaagagaaaaatgaaacaccctgttgggccttttgaggttgatggggaagccattaacaatgtcAAGcctatggctaacatgcttggagatcagttctcaaGTGTGTTTTTaaaccccactgagttcagaaccaacagctcattgctctattgatgagtttgttgagattggcatgGCTATTCAATTagagcatttagatgatcttgtagtcacagatcatgCCATATTGCCTTCTGAAGTTAGACAGACTGGTCTATTAGACAACATGTAAGATATCTATCTTTTGGAGGTGGTTAAGAATTCTGTTATGCATCAGCAATGTtaagttcaacaaaaaaaaatttgacgGGCTCGAGtccaacaaattgaaaatcagaGTGAAAATCAAGGGGCTCGCCCCACCACACCTAACTAGTACTACTAAATCAGGTTAGAGTTTTGAACCTTTCCTTTGTATTTACTGTTGTACATTTGCTTTACCCTCGAGTCCTTTAATCTGCAGTAGCACGTTTTGGGTGGAGTTCAGGGTGAATAGTTCCTATCACTTGGTTTAAAACTCGCCTTCAATTGGGACTTTACACCAAAGGTTGTCGGTcgtgattgatttttttaaggcAAAGGTTAGTAGGCACAACACCCTCTTTAATGAAACAAGATAATCAGAGGGACTACAAGATATGTTCACGCACATGAATAGAGAATCCATCAACCCCAATCACACATCCACGGAAATGTTCTTCCCACTCTTAAAGTCTTTCGCACTCGGTGAAGGTGCTAATAACGTCACACGAGAACTGCCCCGCTGGGTTGAATGCTTGGAAAATGGTGACCCTGTCCCACAATTAGCACTATTATTGGCGTAGTCTTTGTTGTTGGACCATTTCTTGCGGTGTCGGCCCTTGTCTTCTTCGCCCAGATTGAGTGAAACGGCGGGCATCGGCGACGGATGAGGTTTGTTGGCACGATTCCGGGACAAACACCCCCGCAGCTTAGAGATCCGCTCTGTAAAGGTCTAGGGATGACAGACAAGAAATGAATTCTCCCCTCCATTTGGAGGAGTCCACGGTCATTCATGAGAAAAGACAAGGAGGGTGTTACCTGGAGTTCCTTCTGTTCGAAGGGCTCGTAATGATATCGAGCCCGATCGTATTCGTCAGCCAAAAGGTCAATGTCTCGCGCATCCATACTGAACAAAGGCCCATTGGTGCACTTGTGGAGGAAGGTTCGGATACTGGAACAGGGCGGTCGAGCGTAATTGGCGCTATAACCCGCAATGGCTCGTTCCAATTGGTGAAAGGCCTCCATAGCTTGGGCCCGGAAAAAGTGCTGCGGCTTCTCGGCGTTGATCTTGACCATGTTCAATTGAGGTTCCTGGCGAATATGGTTGATCCACTCCAAGTGCCGATCCACTTCCCTCCGAAAAGCCTTGGGTGCACCTAAAACCATCCCAAATTTGTGCTTAATGGGCCTTGAACAGCTCGTAATAGCCAGAAAGAACCTGATTTGGACTGAATGTACCTTGTCCCACATGCATGTGGGGTCCACTCCGATTCCGCAAGGCAAAGCGCATGATTTGCCGTTTGGCGAAAATGATGAGCATGATGCAAGCTTGCACGCTAATGGCAATGATGATGAGCACAATGGTGCCCGAGAGTTGCTCGGTGGCCATGCTTGGGTTGGATAGGCGCTCACCGAGTAGTCACGCGGGTGATTACGAAGTAGCATAAGAGAGGAGGCATAGGATGAGGAGGTATTTATTTCTAGGATAATCGACTGCAAGAAAAGCCAAAAGAGGAAGGAGAGCGGGCACTAAAATTCGCCTCGAAAGAGTTCGtccttcatgattttttcgaaaatcatCTTCCGTCCGGCCAAAGTGGTCATCAAGCTGTCATGGCCTTCCTTCCGGAGTCGCCGGCTCTCTTTAGGGCGAGGAATGAATTGGCGTTTCTGTAGGGGAAGACAAAATACGGTGAAATAGCATCGTTATCATGCATAGCTACACGCACATGGGTTTTCAGATCGAACTGGCCAGACTGATGGATAAAAATGCCTAACTTTCAATGCAATGACTAGCCACAATCAATGAAGGATGGGCAGATACGAACATTGGGGTGGGCTTTTCGATGTCGGAAAAAGGCTTGGCTTTGAGCCATATGTCCGGGAAATGGATAAGCGCCATCGTTTTGGGCCCAGAAGTTCTTGATGTAAGTTCGCACCCCTCCTTGGGACCAAGCATTCCATCGGAACACGGGCAACAAAAAGACCATTTTCCTCGCTTAGTTAGGGA
This genomic interval from Tigriopus californicus strain San Diego chromosome 6, Tcal_SD_v2.1, whole genome shotgun sequence contains the following:
- the LOC131881750 gene encoding protein C1orf43 homolog; the encoded protein is MATEQLSGTIVLIIIAISVQACIMLIIFAKRQIMRFALRNRSGPHMHVGQGAPKAFRREVDRHLEWINHIRQEPQLNMVKINAEKPQHFFRAQAMEAFHQLERAIAGYSANYARPPCSSIRTFLHKCTNGPLFSMDARDIDLLADEYDRARYHYEPFEQKELQTFTERISKLRGCLSRNRANKPHPSPMPAVSLNLGEEDKGRHRKKWSNNKDYANNSANCGTGSPFSKHSTQRGSSRVTLLAPSPSAKDFKSGKNISVDV